A stretch of Desulfotalea psychrophila LSv54 DNA encodes these proteins:
- a CDS encoding glycoside hydrolase family 130 protein, with protein MTLTVNRLPKKFYPDPTRVIARFYMPGHKDRANTIIKRVLDLSKQEVDLAFNQVLKDFSKRHRNISKIFEDNYDRLYDVLEPNFHVSPDSLSLERKLLIGSYFTSEYAIEAAAFFNPSIVADPDQGNLEEGQKRVIVSFRAIGEGHISSIVFRSGVITRNNELVFASAGQFVDLPEALKRHVYDKEQFLQKLHEMDIHKNIIESIMDKLGDKFIYRELQESIAASIENIELSYSKRMVIDSINWLASSHYEISFSLDTAISERVIFPVSAHERNGIEDARFVKFMDDDGSITYFATYTAYNGYSILPKCLKTKDFYHFQVFPIHGKYTQNKNLAFFPRKIKGQYAMISRHDGVNNYLMFSDDIHVWHDAQKIQEPKYPWEFIQLGNCGSPMETAKGWLMLTHGVGPMRRYSLGAVLLDLEDPSQIIGQLREPLLMANAEEREGYVPNVVYSCGAIIHNDMLIIPYGMSDSASGFASVSVDDLLAKLLNG; from the coding sequence ATGACACTAACCGTAAATAGATTGCCGAAAAAATTTTATCCAGACCCCACAAGGGTCATTGCCAGATTTTATATGCCCGGCCACAAAGACAGGGCGAACACGATAATTAAGCGAGTATTGGATTTATCTAAGCAGGAAGTGGATTTGGCGTTCAATCAGGTACTGAAGGATTTTTCAAAACGGCACCGCAATATCTCAAAAATTTTTGAGGACAATTACGATAGACTGTACGACGTTCTGGAGCCGAATTTTCATGTTTCTCCGGATTCCTTGTCATTAGAAAGAAAATTACTGATTGGTTCCTACTTTACATCGGAATACGCGATTGAGGCGGCCGCCTTCTTTAATCCTTCCATCGTCGCAGATCCCGATCAGGGTAACCTGGAAGAAGGACAAAAACGCGTTATTGTCAGTTTTCGGGCGATCGGGGAGGGGCATATCTCATCCATCGTATTCAGAAGCGGTGTCATTACCCGAAATAATGAATTGGTCTTCGCCTCGGCCGGGCAATTCGTTGATTTGCCGGAAGCCTTAAAACGCCATGTATATGATAAAGAACAATTTTTGCAAAAATTGCACGAGATGGATATTCACAAAAATATCATCGAATCGATTATGGATAAACTGGGAGATAAATTCATCTATCGTGAATTGCAGGAAAGTATTGCCGCAAGCATCGAAAACATAGAGCTAAGCTATAGTAAAAGAATGGTGATCGATTCGATAAACTGGCTGGCCAGTTCTCATTATGAAATCAGTTTTTCACTGGATACTGCTATCTCGGAACGCGTTATTTTTCCTGTCTCGGCCCATGAACGCAACGGTATTGAAGATGCGCGATTCGTCAAATTCATGGATGATGACGGCAGTATTACCTATTTTGCAACCTACACGGCGTATAACGGATATAGTATTTTACCAAAATGCCTTAAAACAAAAGATTTTTATCATTTTCAGGTATTCCCGATCCACGGTAAGTATACCCAAAATAAAAATCTGGCCTTTTTCCCGAGAAAAATTAAGGGGCAATATGCCATGATCTCCCGTCACGATGGGGTGAATAACTACCTTATGTTTTCCGATGACATTCATGTCTGGCATGATGCTCAAAAAATACAAGAGCCTAAATATCCCTGGGAATTTATTCAACTGGGCAATTGTGGCTCTCCCATGGAAACCGCAAAAGGGTGGCTGATGCTCACCCATGGGGTGGGTCCCATGAGAAGGTATTCTTTGGGGGCTGTACTGCTGGATTTGGAAGATCCCTCCCAAATTATAGGTCAACTCCGGGAGCCGTTGTTGATGGCAAATGCGGAGGAAAGAGAAGGGTATGTGCCCAATGTCGTCTATTCCTGCGGAGCGATTATTCATAACGATATGCTGATTATACCGTACGGGATGTCCGATTCTGCCTCGGGCTTTGCGTCGGTATCTGTGGATGATCTTTTGGCTAAATT
- the mutY gene encoding A/G-specific adenine glycosylase — protein MTDYSLGADLDRFQSQLLTWFRLQDRFLPWRQTYDPYHVWISEIMLQQTQMDRGVSYFNRWIERFPQVEAVAEADEQEIFKMWEGLGYYARARNLHRAAKKIVEEFAGELPCDIDLLRSLPGIGPYTAAAIGSVACNIDIPTIDANVARIFSRLFDIDRPVRETQVARAIEKVACDCLPSGRARHWNQALMDLGGLVCLPRAPRCTLCPIQEMCLAFARQTVQLRPVPLPKQKLIHIRRVAIFQVSEGRLLIQPSRHPTLWQGLWEFPHTDLQEEEAVEVGITRLLGLLPSENRVLEPMVTVKHAYTKYRVQFHCYLLRGEAGCQGEEQRLCDWQALARHGFSAGPRKVLEHIEKSRQDIVRLLGA, from the coding sequence ATGACGGACTATTCTCTTGGGGCTGATCTGGATAGATTTCAGTCTCAGCTTCTTACCTGGTTTAGGTTGCAGGATCGATTCCTTCCCTGGCGTCAGACCTATGATCCCTATCATGTGTGGATTTCAGAGATTATGCTACAGCAGACCCAGATGGATCGGGGGGTGTCCTACTTTAATCGCTGGATAGAGCGTTTCCCGCAGGTGGAGGCGGTCGCCGAGGCGGATGAGCAGGAGATCTTTAAAATGTGGGAGGGCTTGGGCTATTATGCCCGGGCCCGTAACCTGCACAGGGCCGCCAAGAAAATAGTTGAGGAATTTGCAGGAGAATTGCCCTGCGATATTGATCTGCTTCGCTCTCTGCCGGGGATTGGTCCCTACACTGCCGCGGCTATCGGTTCTGTTGCCTGCAATATTGATATTCCCACCATTGATGCAAATGTTGCCCGTATCTTCTCCCGTCTGTTCGATATTGATAGGCCGGTAAGGGAGACTCAGGTGGCGCGTGCCATTGAGAAGGTGGCCTGCGACTGTTTGCCCTCTGGTAGGGCCCGTCATTGGAATCAGGCCCTTATGGATTTGGGAGGATTGGTCTGTTTGCCTCGGGCTCCTCGTTGTACCCTCTGTCCTATCCAGGAAATGTGCCTGGCCTTTGCCCGGCAGACCGTTCAGCTCAGACCGGTGCCGCTACCTAAGCAAAAGCTTATTCATATAAGGCGGGTGGCCATATTTCAGGTATCTGAGGGGCGCCTGCTTATTCAGCCGAGTCGGCATCCCACCCTCTGGCAGGGCCTGTGGGAGTTTCCTCATACGGATCTTCAGGAGGAGGAGGCAGTGGAGGTGGGAATTACCCGTCTTCTTGGCTTACTCCCGTCGGAAAACAGAGTGCTAGAACCCATGGTGACGGTGAAGCATGCCTATACCAAGTACCGGGTCCAGTTTCACTGTTATCTGCTCAGAGGGGAGGCGGGCTGTCAGGGAGAGGAACAACGTCTCTGTGACTGGCAGGCCCTGGCTCGTCATGGCTTTTCGGCAGGGCCGCGCAAGGTATTGGAGCATATAGAGAAGAGCAGGCAGGACATTGTCCGCCTGCTTGGTGCCTAG
- a CDS encoding AzlD domain-containing protein, translating into MDQTEIFLTILGMAVVTYIPRCLPIIFLSGRSLPPLFVSWLRLVPPAILAAMLVPALLCPEKSIDLSFSNLFFWSSLIAFPVAIKTKSLCLTVIVGMGLVALGRYLGI; encoded by the coding sequence GTGGATCAAACAGAAATCTTCTTAACCATTTTGGGTATGGCAGTGGTGACCTATATTCCCCGTTGCCTGCCCATTATTTTTCTCAGTGGGCGAAGTCTCCCCCCTCTTTTTGTCTCTTGGCTCCGTCTTGTGCCGCCGGCAATTCTTGCCGCCATGTTGGTGCCGGCCCTGCTCTGTCCGGAAAAGTCGATTGACCTCTCCTTTAGTAATCTCTTCTTTTGGTCCTCTCTTATCGCCTTTCCTGTGGCTATAAAGACCAAAAGTCTTTGTCTTACTGTTATCGTCGGTATGGGTCTTGTTGCCCTGGGCCGCTATTTAGGTATTTGA
- a CDS encoding AzlC family ABC transporter permease: MRSAKYKAIITGAQRAMPVVLGYVPIGFAYGVLAGKSGISEMNTFAMSLLLFAGSAQFIAVGLFAAGAGPAAIILTTFIVNLRHLLMAASLAPFLSRWKRSTQAFFAFELTDETFALHSTKAASLETCTLEALSLNVTAQSAWVFGGVLGILAAGLIDDIRPLGLDYALSAMFIGLLVGQCLDFIRLLTAIIAGIVATTLYLLGLEQLYVIVASVISATIGLGVEQWIKQKSS; this comes from the coding sequence GTGAGATCTGCGAAGTATAAAGCGATCATAACAGGAGCACAACGGGCCATGCCCGTTGTGCTTGGTTATGTCCCCATTGGTTTTGCCTACGGCGTCCTGGCGGGTAAGAGTGGTATTTCAGAGATGAACACCTTTGCCATGTCCCTGCTTCTCTTTGCAGGTTCAGCCCAGTTTATTGCAGTAGGCCTTTTTGCCGCGGGCGCTGGCCCTGCGGCCATTATTTTAACAACCTTTATAGTTAATCTGCGTCATCTCTTGATGGCCGCCTCCCTTGCCCCCTTTCTCTCCCGCTGGAAGAGGTCCACTCAGGCATTTTTTGCCTTTGAACTGACCGATGAGACCTTTGCCCTGCACTCAACTAAGGCCGCCTCCCTTGAGACTTGTACCCTTGAGGCCCTTTCTTTGAATGTGACGGCTCAGTCTGCTTGGGTCTTTGGGGGTGTTCTTGGTATTCTTGCTGCCGGCTTGATTGACGATATCAGACCGCTGGGCCTTGATTATGCCCTTTCAGCCATGTTTATAGGTCTACTTGTGGGGCAGTGTCTTGATTTTATTCGCCTGCTTACGGCTATAATTGCCGGTATTGTGGCAACAACATTGTATCTCTTGGGGCTTGAACAATTATATGTGATTGTGGCAAGCGTTATTTCCGCAACTATTGGCTTGGGTGTTGAGCAGTGGATCAAACAGAAATCTTCTTAA
- a CDS encoding iron-containing alcohol dehydrogenase family protein gives MYRNFAIVPRIIFGRGSLNQLGDVLKEKRVTDGGYMVFVIDDVFTDKPLEGRLPMEGKDLLLRVNVADEPKTTYIDALVAQIRAYSDVTPDGIIGLGGGSTLDIAKAVSLMLNNPGSSADYQGWDIIQNRAVYHVAVPTIAGTGAEISRTAILTGPDKKLGINSDYTLFDQIMLDPDLLAGVPKEQWFYTGMDCYIHDVESLNGTFINQFSKSYGEKSIDLCREVFLGENDSAQGDKLMMASYFGGMSIAYSQVGACHALSYGLSYVLGTHHGIGCCITFDYLDEIYPAGVKEFRQMMDKHEISLPRNLTKGMDDASLDLMVTTALNLVPLWENCLGSDWKNIMTRERTLELFKRM, from the coding sequence ATGTATAGAAATTTTGCAATTGTTCCCAGGATTATATTTGGCCGTGGTTCTTTGAATCAACTTGGTGATGTGCTTAAGGAGAAGCGTGTGACCGATGGCGGTTATATGGTTTTTGTCATCGATGATGTTTTCACCGACAAACCACTTGAAGGCCGTTTGCCCATGGAAGGAAAAGACCTTCTCTTGCGGGTGAACGTTGCCGATGAGCCGAAGACCACCTATATCGATGCCCTTGTTGCCCAGATCAGAGCCTATAGCGATGTTACCCCGGATGGTATCATTGGTCTTGGTGGTGGTTCTACCCTGGATATTGCCAAGGCAGTATCTCTTATGCTTAATAATCCTGGCTCCTCTGCGGATTATCAGGGTTGGGATATTATTCAGAACCGTGCTGTTTATCACGTTGCCGTACCAACCATCGCCGGAACCGGTGCGGAAATTTCCCGAACTGCTATCCTGACAGGACCGGATAAAAAGCTCGGTATCAACTCTGACTACACCCTCTTTGATCAGATCATGCTTGATCCGGATCTTCTTGCCGGAGTGCCTAAGGAGCAGTGGTTTTATACCGGTATGGACTGTTATATTCATGATGTGGAATCTCTTAATGGAACCTTCATTAATCAGTTCAGTAAGTCCTATGGGGAAAAATCCATTGATCTCTGTCGTGAAGTCTTCCTCGGCGAGAATGATTCAGCACAGGGTGATAAGCTGATGATGGCTTCCTATTTTGGTGGTATGAGTATTGCCTATAGTCAGGTTGGCGCCTGCCATGCCCTCTCCTATGGACTCTCCTATGTGTTGGGCACCCATCATGGTATCGGCTGTTGTATTACCTTTGATTATCTCGATGAAATTTACCCTGCAGGGGTGAAAGAGTTCAGGCAGATGATGGATAAACACGAGATTTCCCTGCCCCGTAATCTCACCAAGGGAATGGACGATGCCTCCCTTGACCTGATGGTTACCACCGCCCTTAATCTTGTGCCTCTCTGGGAGAACTGCCTTGGATCTGATTGGAAAAACATCATGACCCGAGAGAGAACCCTTGAACTTTTCAAACGCATGTAG